A window of the Hordeum vulgare subsp. vulgare chromosome 5H, MorexV3_pseudomolecules_assembly, whole genome shotgun sequence genome harbors these coding sequences:
- the LOC123395682 gene encoding uncharacterized protein LOC123395682, which produces MATPRFLAIILVAALLALSFSQGAVEGRNVQVTRWGRYGPGRWREPLRGARLQEQKEGDGMVSTVMDYSEPKANTNPHGSVPAAPEDPTSPPWH; this is translated from the exons ATGGCCACGCCGAGATTTCTCGCCATCATCCTCGTCGCGGCTCTTCTCGCGCTTTCCTTCTCGCAAG GGGCGGTGGAAGGGAGGAATGTGCAGGTGACGAGGTGGGGGCGCTACGGGCCCGGGCGGTGGCGCGAGCCCCTCCGCGGCGCCCGGTTGCAGGAGCAGAAGGAGGGCGATGGGATGGTATCGACGGTGATGGACTACTCGGAGCCCAAGGCCAACACCAACCCCCACGGCAGCGTGCCCGCCGCGCCGGAGGACCCCACCTCGCCGCCGTGGCACTGA